The following proteins are co-located in the Mesorhizobium australicum WSM2073 genome:
- a CDS encoding ABC transporter substrate-binding protein, with protein MKSLRAVLAPSLLATSLLATSVLASSVLLGGQAYAKTLVYCSEANPETFNPAIGIADSTMDAAAKTIFNRLVEFKPGTTEVGPALAESWDVSSDGKAYTFHLRHGVKFQSNEHFSPTRDFDADDVLYTFNRQRDANNPYHKLGGGSYEYFNALGMGTLIDRIDKVDDYTVRFTLTAPNVTFLAGLALDYLSILSLEQTEKMVAAGTPELIDSMPVGTGPFVLEAYVPDSQVRYAANKDYWRGAPKIDTLVFAVTPEPTTRVERIKANECQVAAPPPPSAVADLRSDPDITVLDLKGQNIGILGFNVEHQPLGDVRVRTALAKAVDRKAIVDAVYAGAGTVAGSVVPPAQLGAVTDAGIEYDPDGAKKLLKEAGHESGLKISLWAMPVSRPYNPNAKRMAEMIQADWAKVGVQSEIVSFEWGEYLKRTAAGEQDAFLLGGSSDNGDPDNMLSYLLSCDGVKGGSNRSRWCDKDFEKLLDEGRVAADPKERAAIYGKAQAILKAEVPVAPIAHSMVAIPIRKSVLNYVLDPFGRQNFAAVDIAD; from the coding sequence ATGAAATCTCTGCGCGCGGTGCTTGCCCCGTCCCTTCTGGCCACGTCCCTCCTGGCCACGTCCGTTCTGGCCTCATCCGTCCTTCTCGGCGGACAGGCCTACGCCAAGACGCTGGTCTATTGCTCGGAAGCCAATCCCGAGACCTTCAACCCGGCGATCGGCATCGCCGATTCCACCATGGACGCCGCCGCCAAGACGATCTTCAACCGGCTGGTCGAGTTCAAGCCGGGCACCACCGAGGTCGGCCCGGCGCTCGCCGAAAGCTGGGATGTCTCGTCGGATGGCAAGGCCTACACTTTCCATCTCAGGCACGGCGTGAAGTTTCAGTCGAACGAGCATTTTTCGCCCACGCGCGACTTCGACGCGGACGACGTGCTCTACACCTTCAACCGCCAGCGCGACGCCAACAATCCCTATCACAAGCTTGGCGGCGGCTCTTACGAGTACTTCAACGCGCTGGGCATGGGCACGCTGATCGACAGAATAGACAAGGTCGACGACTACACCGTGCGCTTCACGCTGACGGCTCCCAACGTCACATTCCTGGCCGGGCTGGCACTCGACTATCTCTCCATCCTGTCGCTGGAGCAGACCGAAAAGATGGTCGCGGCCGGCACGCCGGAGCTGATCGACAGCATGCCGGTCGGCACCGGACCGTTCGTGCTTGAGGCCTATGTGCCCGACAGCCAGGTCCGCTACGCCGCCAACAAGGATTACTGGCGCGGCGCGCCGAAGATCGACACGCTGGTCTTCGCCGTCACGCCCGAGCCGACCACCCGCGTCGAGCGCATCAAGGCCAATGAATGCCAGGTCGCCGCCCCGCCGCCGCCAAGTGCCGTCGCCGACCTGCGCAGCGATCCCGACATCACGGTTCTCGATCTCAAGGGCCAGAACATCGGCATTCTCGGCTTCAATGTCGAGCACCAGCCGCTGGGCGACGTGCGCGTGCGCACGGCACTGGCCAAGGCCGTCGACCGCAAGGCGATCGTCGATGCGGTCTATGCCGGCGCCGGCACGGTGGCCGGCAGCGTCGTGCCGCCGGCGCAGCTCGGCGCCGTCACCGATGCCGGCATCGAGTACGATCCCGATGGCGCCAAGAAACTGCTCAAGGAAGCGGGCCATGAAAGCGGCCTCAAGATCAGCCTGTGGGCGATGCCGGTGTCGCGCCCCTACAATCCCAACGCCAAGCGCATGGCCGAGATGATCCAGGCCGACTGGGCGAAGGTCGGCGTGCAATCGGAGATCGTCAGCTTCGAATGGGGCGAATACCTCAAGCGCACCGCGGCGGGCGAACAGGACGCCTTCCTGCTCGGCGGCAGCAGCGACAATGGCGATCCCGACAACATGCTGAGCTATCTGCTCTCCTGCGACGGCGTGAAGGGTGGCTCCAACCGCTCGCGCTGGTGCGACAAGGATTTCGAGAAGCTGCTCGACGAGGGCCGCGTTGCCGCCGACCCGAAAGAGCGCGCCGCGATCTATGGAAAGGCGCAGGCCATCCTGAAGGCCGAGGTGCCGGTGGCGCCGATCGCCCATTCGATGGTGGCGATCCCGATCCGCAAGAGCGTGCTGAATTACGTGCTCGACCCCTTCGGCCGGCAGAATTTCGCCGCCGTCGATATCGCGGACTGA